The Brevundimonas sp. SORGH_AS_0993 genome segment GCCGCGAGAGCCTGGTGGACGCCATCCGTCGCGGCACCGACGTCATGCTGTCGGGCAAGGTGGCGGTGGTCTGCGGTTACGGCGACGTGGGCAAGGGTTCAGCCGCGTCTCTGCGTCAGGGCGGCGCCCGCGTCATCGTGACCGAGATCGACCCGATCTGCGCGCTGCAGGCCGCCATGGAAGGCTATGAGGTCCAGACCCTGGACGACGCCGCCGACCGCGCCGACATCTATGTCACGACGACGGGCAACAAGGACGTCATCACGGTCGATCACATGCGCCGGATGAAGAACAACGCCATCGTCTGCAACATCGGCCACTTCGACTCGGAAATTCAGGTCGCGGGCCTGAAGAACTTCAAGTGGGACGAGATCAAGCCCCAGGTCCACCATGTGGAGTTCCCGGACGGCAAGAAGATCATCCTGCTGTCGGAAGGCCGTCTGGTGAACCTGGGCAACGCCACGGGCCACCCGTCCTTCGTGATGTCGGCCTCCTTCACCAATCAGACGCTGGCGCAGATCGAGCTGTGGACCAACGCCTCGGCCTATGAGAACAAGGTCTATACCCTGCCCAAGCACCTGGACGAGAAGGTCGCCTTCCTGCACCTGGCCAAGCTGGGCGCCAAGCTGACCACCCTGACCCAGGCCCAGGCGGACTATATCAATGTGCCGGTCGAAGGCCCCTTCAAGGCGGACCACTACCGTTACTAAGCGGCTCTCCCCGAGGCCGGCCCCTCCGTCGGAGGGGCTGCGATGACGGGGACGTCCTTCGACGTCCTCGTCATCGGCGCCGGGGCGGCGGGGATGATGGCGGCCCTGGAGGCGGGCCGACGCGGCCGGCGGGTTCTGGTCGTGGATCACGCCGACCGGCCGGGCGAGAAGATCCGCATTTCCGGCGGCGGACGCTGCAACTTCACCAATCTGGGCTGCGGGCCGGCGAACTTCCTGGGCGAGAATTCCCGGTTCGCCACCTCGGCCCTGCGCCGCTTCACCCAGCACGACTTCGTCAAACGCATCGATAAGGCGGGCATCGCCTGGCAAGAGAAGACGCTGGGCCAGCTGTTCTGCGACGGCAGCGCCAAGCAGATCGTGCGTATGCTGACCGACGACATGGCGGCCGCGGGCGTGACCTTGACGATGAAGACCGGCGTGACCCGTCTGGCCCGCGGCGCCGACGGCTTCATAGTCAATCTGACCGACGGCTCCCAGGTCGCGGCGGCGTCGCTGGTCGTAGCGACCGGCGGCAAGTCGATTCCCAAGATGGGGGCGACGGGCTGGGCCTATGAGGTCGCGCGCCAGTTCGACATCCGCGTCACCGAGACGCGGCCGGCCCTGGTCCCCCTGACGTTCGAGGCGGGCCTGCTGGAAACGCTGAAGCCGCTGGCGGGGGTGGCTGTGGAGGCGCGCATATCCACGGCCTCAAGCCGCCCGAAGGGCGGCAGGCCCGCTTTCAATGAAGCGATGCTGTTCACCCATCGGGGGCTCAGCGGCCCGGCCATCCTGCAGATCAGCTCCTACTGGCGCGAGGGTGAGGCCATCGTCGCCTGCATGGCGCCGGGGCGCGACGTGTTCGAGGAGCTGCGCGCCGCCAAGGCCGCCAACGGCCGACAGGCCGTGCACACGGCCCTGGGCCATATCGTGCCGCGCCGCCTGGCCGAAAGCCTGTGCGAACGCGAGGGCGCCTCGGGAAACCTGGCCGACGCTCCCGACAAGCTGCTGCGTCGGCTGGATCAGGCGGTCAACGGCTGGACGGTCAAGCCCGTCGGGTCGGAGGGCTATCGCACCGCCGAAGTGACCCTGGGCGGCGTCGACACGGCGGCGCTGGACCAGCAGACGATGCAGGCCAAAAGCGTGCCCGACCTGTTCTTCGTCGGCGAGGCGGTGGATGTGACCGGCTGGCTGGGCGGCTATAATTTTCAGTGGGCCTGGTCTTCCGGCTGGGCCGCCGGACAGGTCTGCTAAGGGTGGCGTTCAGGTCGGGGTCAGGCGGCCAGGCCGGCGGCCTGCATCAGCCCCTTCAGCGGGGCGATCTCTTCCGGGGCGGCGGCCAGGGCGGCGCGGGTCTGGGGCGCCCGCAACAGTCGGATGGCCTCGGTTCGGGCGCGGTCTGCGGCGGGACCTGACGGCGCGGTCTGGCCCGTCGCCAGTTTCAAGAGGGCCGTCAGCTTCTGCGGCGCGCCGGCCGAGGCGCGGGCGATCTGGGCGACCAGGCCGGCTTCGGCCTCCACCGTCCCGCCGACCGCCCCGATGACGCCCAGGATTTCGGCCGTGTCGCGCTCGGCCAGAGCGGCGGCCCGCACCGAACGTTGCAGTCTGGCCAGGGCCGTCAGCTTCTGCGGCGCGGCGGCGACGCTCTGGCGCATCTCGGTCTCGAACCGCAGCGCCCCGATGCAGGCCGACAGCCAACGGGCGGCGGCGCGCTTGTTGGCGGCCCCGGTGACGTTCTCGCACAGCCGGGTCAATTGCTCGGCCTCGGCCAGGACGGTCGGACAGTCCTTGACGTAGGCGGCGACGAAATCGGCGGTGATCAGGCTCTTGGAGCGTTGGACGAAGGCGTCCTGAACCTCTTCCAGGCTCAACAGACGACCGGCGGCGGCGGTCAGGGCCATGGCCAGAACGCGCAGGATCTCGATCTCGCCCACAGCGTCGTTGGGCCGCAGACGCCGCGAACTGGTCAGCTCGCGAACCACCATCCGCGCCAGCGACGAGCCCAGAAGCGGAAACTCCCCTGCCGCCAGATGCCGCCCCAGCCGCGCGGCCGCGCCCTCGACCGGCGGTGTCAGCAACCCCGTGCGCGGGTCTGCGCGGATCAGTTGATCGACCTCGCCCGGGGCGGCCATGCGGACCACCGCCGCCAGGGTCGCGCCCTGGTCCAGCGCCGGGCCCAGCAGTTCGGTCAGATTTCGCCTCACGGCCAGCATTTCGGCGGCGATCTGTTCGACCGCGACGACCACAAGCGCGCGCGGCGGCCCCTCGGCCGGGGCGGCGTCGACCAGGTCCATCAGGGCGTCCAGCCGGGCGCGGGCGCCGCGACGGTCCTTCAGGGCGCGGGCGACGACGCCGCCCATGACGAAGGCGCGGTCCGCCGCGCCGGTCAGGCGGGCGGCGACGTCGGCGATCGGCGCATCGGCCAGGCTGGGGAAACGCCCCTCCCGCCCCGCCTTCACCAGACGGGCGACGGTCGCTTCCGACAGGCGCAGATAATGGCGCACGGTGGCGTGCAGATCGAGGCCCAGGGCCTGGCTTTCGGGCACCGAGACTTTCTGCACCGCATGCTGAAGCTCCACCCCCGAGGCGTCCAGCTGCTCGGCCAGGTCGGGGCGGTGCAGCAGTTCGAAAGCGGTCACGTCCTGTCGCTTCAGCCATTCCTCCAGAACCCGACCGATCGTGACGCGGGCGTGCGGCGAATAGAGTTCGACCGGCTGGCTGCAGGCGGGCGAAGGGGCGGATTCGGGCCCCGCGCGACGTTTGGGCTCTGGCGCGCCCAGGTTCAGGATGGTGACGCTGCTGAACTCCAGCGTGTCGGGGTCCAGGGTCTCCTTGGTCACGCGGACGGCGGCGGCCTGGCGGGCCTTCATCTGCTCTTCGGCCGCCTCCAACGCCTGTTTACGATCCTCGGTGGCGATCAGCAACGACCAGGCCGACGGCGCGGTCTTGCGCACGAACACTTCGTAATGAACGGGACCGGCCATGACGCAGTGCTAACCGCCAAGGCTTAAGGCCGGGTTTTCGACGCGCGGCCTTGCGCTCCGGAATCGTCTGCGTTGACACGGTCGGGCGCGGCGCCCATCTCGAAACAGGGTCGAGGCGGGTTTTGGCGCCTCATCGGGTCTGCGCGCGCTTCAATGTGGATTGAATCGGCCCTAATGTGACCGTGATCGAACGGTTACGCTTGGCGTGCGTTGACGCTGGCGGGAACGCGAAGTTCAGGAGAAGACACCCTTGGCCAACATCACCCTGGTCGACGACGACGAAAACATCGTGGCGTCCGTCTCGCTGGCCCTGGAAAGCCACGGCCACAAGATCACGGCCTATCACGACGGGGCCTCGGGGCTCGCCGCCCTGGAATCGACGCCGCCCGATCTGGCCATTCTGGACGTCAAGATGCCGCGCATGGACGGGATGGAGGTGCTGCGTCGGCTGCGTCAGACCTCGCAGATCCCGGTCATCATGCTGACGTCCAAGGACGAGGAGATCGACGAGATTCTGGGTTTCAACCTGGGGGCCGACGACTACATCCACAAACCCTTCAGCCAGCGCCTGCTGATCGAGCGGGTGAAGGCCCTGCTGCGTCGCACGGGCGCCGACGGGATCGAGGCCGAGCCCTCGGCCGAGGTGTCGGGCAAGGCGATCAAGCGCGGCAAGCTGTCGATGGACCCGGCGCGCCACGAATCCACCTGGGACGGCAAGCCGGTGAAGCTGACCGTCACCGAATTCCTGCTGCTCCAGGCCCTGGCCCAGCGCCCCGGCTTCGTGAAGAGCCGCGACAATCTGATGGACGCCGCCTACGACGATCAGGTCTATGTCGACGACCGCACCATCGACAGCCACGTCAAGCGGATGCGCAAGAAGTTCCGCGCCGTGGACCCCGAGTTCGACGCGATCGAGACCCTGTATGGCGTCGGCTACCGCTACCGCGAGAGCTGATCCCGCCGCGCCGCGCGAGGGGAAGGTCCGGCCCGGCCGACGTCCGCTGATCCGTTTTGGCGGGTCGCGGCTGGGCGGCTTCATCCTGGCGCTGAACCTGCTCAGTCTGTTGATCCTGTTCGGCGGCGCCCTGGCGCTTAACGAATGGAATCGCGGTCTGGTCCAGGCGCGCCAGGAATCGCTGAAGGCCCAGGCCGAGCTGTTGGGCAATGTGCTGGGCCAGCTCAGCATCACCAAGGGCGAACCGACGCCGGAACTGGACGTGCAGGAGGCCGCCCGGTGGCTGCGCGACAACTTCGTGCCGGCCGGTCAGCGGGTGCGGCTATACGACATCAACGGCCTGCCGCTGATCGACAGCTATCAGGTGACGGAGAACATTCCGGGCCAGCCCCTGCCGCCCGCCCATCCGGCGGGCACGCCGCCGCCGTCGGACCTGAAGGACCGGATCGCCCGCAACGTCCACCAGAAGGACGCCGCCGACCGCGAAGTGACCGCCGAGGTCGAACGCGCCCTGGCCGGAGAGCCCCAGACCACCGTGCGCCGCAACGAATCCGGCGACCGGGTCGTGTCCGTTTCCATCCCCATCCGCCATGTCCGCCAGGTCCTGGGCGTGATGACGCTGGAGGCGGGCAACGTCGATCAGATCCTGAGCGCCCAGCGCCGCGCCCTTGTGCCCTTCGCCCTGGTGGCCCTTGCGGTGAACCTTTTGGCGTCTCTGTTGCTGCATCTGTTCGTGGCGCGTCCCATCATGCGTCTGTCGGCGGCGGCGGATCAGGTGAAGCTGCAACGCGCGCGCGCCATCTCCCTGCCCGATCTGGAGGATCGCCGCGACGAGATCGGTGACTTGGCCCGGTCGCTGGAATCCATGACCGACACCCTGTCCACGCGGATGGACGCCATCGAACGGTTCGCCGCCGACGTCTCGCACGAGATCAAGAACCCCCTGACCTCGATCCGCTCGGCGCTGGAGACCCTGCCCCTGGTCAAGACCGACGCCCAGCGCGAGACGCTGACCGGCCTGTTGCAGCAGGACGTGCGGCGGCTGGACCGGCTGATCACCGACATCTCCAACGCCTCGCGCCTGGACGCCGAACTGTCGCGCGATCGCCCGCGTCCGATCGAACTGAACCAGCTGCTGGCCGACATCGTCGGCGTCTATGACACCACGGCCAAGCCCGGCGACATTCCCGTGCGGCTGACCGCGCCGGCCGAGGCCCTGCAGGTCATGGGGCGCGACGGGCCCTTGGGTCAGGTGTTCCGCAACCTGATCGACAACGCCCGCTCCTTCAGCCCGCCGGGCGGCGAGGTGCGCGTGGAGCTGGACCGGGGCGAGAGCGACCGGCCGATCCGCGTGCGGGTCGAGGACGACGGCCCCGGCGTTCCGCCCGACAATCTGGAGACGGTGTTCGAGCGGTTCTACACCTCGCGGCCCAAGGGGGCGGCCTTCGGCTCCAACTCGGGCCTGGGCCTGTCCATCGTGCGCCAGATCGTCGAGGCCCACGGCGGGCGCGTCTGGGCCGAGAACCGGACCCGGGACGGCCGGATCGTCGGCGCCCTGTTCGAGATCAATCTGCCCGCCTTCGATCCTGTCCTGCCCGGTCGGCGGCCGTGACGGCCCGGTCGCCCATCCACGCCACCGCCGTCGCCCTGCGATGCCGGGGCGCCTGGAAGGCGGTGCTGATCCTGGGCCGATCCGGCGCGGGCAAGAGCGACCTGGCCCTGCGGCTGATCGACAGGGGCTGGCGTCTGATCAGCGACGACTACACGCGCGTCTGGGCCTCGGGCGGCGCCCTCCATGCCGCAGCGCCCGAGACCATCGCCGGGCGGATCGAGGCGCGGGGGGTGGGAATCGTGACCGCCCCGACCTGGCCCGTGGCCCGCGTGGTGCTGGCGGTCGAGGCGGAACAGACGCCGTCCGAGCGGCTGCCCGAACCCGTAACCCGGCGGATAGACGGGGTGGCAGTCCCCCTGCTGACCCTGGACCTCGGACGGGGCTCGACCGTCGCCAAGGTCGCAGCCGCGTTGCAGACGCTTTGAAACCGGACGCGACGGGTCTATGACACGCCCCTTGCGGTCCAGGGCGGGCGGCGACCGGGGCTTGCGGCCGGCGCGCGGCCGTCGGGCGCGGTTCGGGGCGGGATGCGAGTGAAGTCCTTATGATCGGTCTGGTCATCGTCACCCACGGCGGGCTGGCGTCTGAGTTTCTTTCGGCGATGGAGCATGTGGTCGGCCCGCAGCGCGGGGTCGCGGCCATCTGCATCGGGCCGGACGACGACATGGAGCGCCGCCGCCGCGACATCGTCGATGCGGCGGCGGCCGTGGACGACGGCGACGGCGTCATCCTGCTGACCGACATGTTCGGCGGCACCCCGTCCAACCTGGCCATTTCGGTGATGGAGCAGACCCGCGCCGAGGTCATCGCGGGCCTGAACCTGCCCATGCTGATCAAACTGGCCAGCGTGCGCGGGCGCGAGACGCTGGAAGCCTGCGTCGCCCACGCCCAGGACGCCGGGCGCAAATACATCTCGGTCGCCTCGTGGGTGCTCGCGGGCGAAAAATGACCGTCAGCGCCACCCTGAACATCTGCAACACGCGCGGCCTGCACGCCCGCGCCTCGGCCAAGTTCGTCAAACTGGCCTCCGGCTTCGACAGCGAAATCCACGTCACCCGCGACGGGGTGACGGTGGACGCCCGCTCGATCATGGGCCTGTTGATGCTGGGCGCCGGCATCGGCTGCACCATCGACGTCACGGCCGAGGGCGAGGACGCCGAAGAGGCGATGGCCGCCCTGACCGACCTGGTCGCGCGCAAGTTCGACGAGGATCAGTGACGGCCCGCCGTCACCCTCGCGCCTGACCCGAGGGCCGGACTGCAGGCCGCCTTGCGCCAAGAGTGGCCCACGGCCCGATCCGCATCCGATCCCCGGGTCGAGAGGATGACGAGCCTTACAGCCCCAGCGCCCGGCGGATGTCGCGCCAGTCGACGTATTTGAAGTTCTGGCCGCCGCCGTCGTTGACGTCGTCCTGGATGACCACGACGCCCTCGGGGAAGGGGCCGACCACGCCGCCGGCCGCCGCCAGGCCGTCGGCGCCGGTGACGCCGTCGACCGTCCCGTCCTTGACCACAAACCGGCCCTTGTACTGGGGAGCGCCGGCGTCGATGCGCCAGACGGGGAAGGCGGAATCGCCCTGGCTGGAGGCGATCAGATAGCGGCCCGAGGCGTCGGTTATGGTGGTCAGGCCCTCGGCGTCGGCGACCAGAATGTCCTTGGCTATGGGCTGGATCAGGGTGCGGGCCGCGCCCGAGGCCGGGTCCAGATCATAGCGCCACAGGCCGACGTTCTCCTCGTTGACGAACAGGGCGCCCGAAGCCTCGTCGGCGGCGCAGCCTTCGGAGATGGAGCCGATCTCGGCCCGGCGCACCTCGCGGGCCGTGGGTTGGCCGGCGGCGTCGACCCCCAGGACATATTGTCGCAGCTCGCCTTCGTGGCCCACCAGAACCGCGTGGACCTGATCGCCGCGCCGGGCGAAGCAGAAGCCATACGGTTCCACCACGTCGGTGCGGATCGAGCCCCAGGACTGGACGGCGTTGTCGGCCGAGGTCGCGGCGGGATCGAAACGATAGAGGGCGACGCCCACCCTGCCCGGCGTGCGGTCGCTGGCGCCCAGGACGACCTGCGGCCGGCCGCCGATCGACAGGCCCTCGACCACGTCCACATTGTTCAGCAGACCTTCGGGCAGGAACTGCAGGACCCGCCCGTCCAGCCCATAGATATAGAGACCCGCCTTCTTGTCAGTGCCGGCGACAAAGCCCGGCGTGGCCACGCCTTTCACCCGGACCGGGCGCGCCGAGGCCCACACGGCGGGGTCGTCCGCGGCGTCCTGGCCGGGCTGTCCGACCGGCGGCGTCTCCAACAAGGCGTGGACCACGGCGCCGCGCCCCACCACCCCGTCGCCCTCGCCCTGGAAATCGACCTCGTGCGTGGCGCAGGCGCCGAGCAGGGTCAGGGCGGCGACGGCCGAGACTCGGGCCAGGGCGCGGACGGGAACGGGAACGGGGCGCATGACAATCTCCGGATGATCCGTCCCGTCTCTCGGGAAGGGGCCGTGCCGGGTCAACGGCATTGGCGTGACGGTTTGATCGACGTTCGGTGAAAAACACGACGGGTCGGGACGGAATGTCGTCCTTCGTTCGAAAAACCGCGAAATCCGTGTCGTCAAACCGTCGTTTTCGCGTCGTCGCGGGTGGCTAAGCGGCGCGTCGCCGGTCGGACTTCACCCGTGTTCGCCGGAGGGGACCGACCGACATGAAACCTTCTCTGCTGCTGAGCGCCGCCCTGGCGCCTCTGATCCTGGCGCCGATGGCGCCGGCCGCCCAGGCCGACACCGCCGCTGCGGTCGCCTCCGCCGTCGCCGGGGACGTGATTTTCGGGCGCGTCACCAACGCCTCAGGCGCGCCCCTGCCGGGAGCCGAGATCCTGGTGCGCGGGTCGGGCCAGCGGGTCGTGGCCAACAGCCATGGCGAGTTCACCCTGCCGGCGGCGACGACCGGATCGGTCATTCCTGGACGTCCGCTACCTGGGCCTGCCCTCGGCCAGCCAGACGGTCGTGACCACGCCAGGCCAGGACGCCAACGTCGCCATCGTCCTGGGCGCCGCGACGGCGACCCAGGTGGCCGACGTGATCGTAACCGGCGTCATCACCGACGGCGTGGCCCGCTCGCTGAACCAGCAGAAGAACGCCGACGGCACGGTCAACGTCCTGTCGGCCGACGCCATCGGCCGCTATCCCGACCCGAACGTGGCCGAAAGCCTGCAACGTGTGCAGGGCATCGCCATCCAGCGCGACCAGGGCGAAGGCCGCTACATCAACGTGCGTGGCGCGCCGGCCGCCTTCACCGCCGTGTCGGTCGACGGGGTCGCCATTCCGGCCGTGTCGCCGACCACCCGCGCGGTCGATCTGGACACCCTGCCCTCGGACATCGTCTCGACGGTGGAGGTCTCCAAGACCTTGCGTCCCAGCCAGGACGCCGATTCCATCGCCGGCGCCGTGGACATCAAGACCCGCTCGCCCTTCGACAAGCGCCGCCTGGCGGTCAGCGGCTACGCCGGCGGCAGCTATAACGACTACGGCGGTTCGGACAGCCGCGCGGGCGCGACCGTCTCCAACGTCTTCGGCCCCGACCACACCTTCGGCGCCCTTTTGTCGGTCAGCTATTCCGAAACCAACCGCCGTCCGGACAATGTCGAGAATGCGTGGATCTTCGATGACCGGCAGACGATCGGAAGCGGCGCCAAGGCCAAGGCAAACCCTGCCTATAACCACTATGTCCTCGATGAAGCGCTGTTCAAGGACTATGAGACGAAACGCACCCGCACAGCGGTCACGGGCGCTCTGGAGTGGCGGCCCGACGACGCGCTTCGGGCCTGGGTCAGGGGGTCGTTCGCCGAGTTCAACGACGACGAGTACCGCGACACCTTGCGCTTCACCTATTCGGACGGCGTCGCCACGGGCACGGTGACGGATCAGGCCGCGACCTACGAGGGCGCATCTATCCACAAGGCTTTGCGTCACCGTGAGCAGGACAACAAGATCACCACCCTGAACACGGGCGGCGAATACACCTTCGGCAATGGCGCGGTCTGGGACGCTACACTGGCGTGGGCCCGCAGCGAACAGACCTATCCCCACCGTGACGAGGTCGTCTATCGCTCGAACGATCCTCAGAAGATCAACTACGACACGACCGACCACTATGCGCCGACCTATTCGCCGTTCGCCTCGACCTACTATTCGACGCCGGCGAACTTCACCTTCCGCGAGAATACGTTCCGCAGCAACGACACCAACCAGGAAGACGTGTCGTTCAAGACGAACTACGAATTGCCGACGATCATCGCCGGACGGGAAGTGACGCTGAAGTTCGGCGCCAAATATTCGACCCGCGACGTGTCGGCGGACGAGGAACGCTATCGCGACCGCACCAAGACGTCGCCGGTGAACCCCGGCGCGCTGGCCGATCTGCTCAGCGGTCGCCCGTCGCGCAACTATGACTATGACCTGGGCGTGAAGTTCGATCACGGCCTGGCCACAGACTATCTGAACGGCATCCGCGCCACCTCCACCACGGCGGCGTCGCGCCGCACGCCCCAGTCCGTCACCGCCGACTATACCGCCAACGAAGACATTCTGGCCGGTTATGGCCAGGCCAGGTTCGACATCGGCGCCACCAATGTCCTGCTTGGCCTGCGCGTCGAAAAGACCGATTTCGAAGGCGGCGCGACCAGCGTGAGCGCCACGAACGTCCAGATGCCGGTTTCGGTCAAGCGCGACCAGACGGACTTCTTCCCCAACCTGACGCTGCGCCACAGCTTCAGCGATCATCTGATCGGCCGGTTCGCCCTGACGCGGGCCATCTCACGCCCCGACTACGCCGACATCGTGCCGCGCGTGCTGGAGACGACCGACAGCGGCAAGACGACCGTGACGCGCGGCAATCCCGACCTCAAGCCGACTCTGTCCAACAACCTCGACCTGGGCCTGGAATACTATCTGCGTCCGCTGGGCGTGATTTCGGCCAACGCCTTCTACAAGGACCTGTCGAACTACCGCTTCACCCTGGTCACGGACGGTGTGCCCTATGTGACCCCGACCACCACGGTCGCCCAGGTGACGGAGGCCCGCAATGCGCGCGACGGGCATCTGGCGGGCGTCGAGTTCAACTGGCAGCAGACATTCGACTTCCTGCCGGGCTGGGCCTCGGGCTTGGGCCTATTCGCCAACTACACCCTGACGGACGCGGAGATCAAAACCAGCCGCGCCTTCGCCGGCCGCGACGCCTTCGCCCTGCCGGGCCAGTCGGATGCGACCTACAACGCCGCCCTGTTCTACGAGAAGTACGGCTTCAGCGCCCGCCTGTCGTACACCCATCGCGGCGACTTCCTGGAGGCGATCAACGCCACCAACCCCGGCCTGGATCTGTGGGTCGAAGGGCGCGGTCAGCTGGACTTCACCTCCAGCTACGACTTCGGCAACGGGATCGAACTGTTCGGCGAGGCCAAGAACCTGACCGACAGCGCGGGCGTCCGCTACTACGGCGTCAAGGAGCGGACCTACGAGTACGAGAAGTTCGGCTACAACGTCTTCGTGGGCCTGCGCTTCAAGCTGTAGGCGCCGATCGCCGGACGAGAGACGGGGGCCGGGCGGCGACGTCCGGCCCTTTTTCTGTGCGAACCGGGCGAACAAGTCCCATATTGCGCCTGGCGGTTGACCCGGACGGGTCTGGCGCCTAAGCCCCGCGCGAGCCCTGCCGCAGCGCCGAACGATCAGAGGATACCATGGCCGAAGCCCCCGCTCCCTACGACGTCGTCATCATCGGCGGGGGGCCCGGCGGCTATAACGCCGCGATCCGCGCCGGCCAGCTGGGCCTGAAGGTCGCCTGCGTGGAGATGCGCGCGACGCTGGGCGGCACCTGCCTGAACGTCGGCTGCATGCCGTCCAAGGCCCTGCTTCACGCCTCGGAACTGTGGGACGCCGCCAACGGCGAGTTCGCCAAGATCGGCATCGAGGTCTCGCCCAAGCTGAACCTTCGCCAGATGCACAAGGCCAAGGACGAGAGCGTCACCGCCCTGACCAAGGGGATCGAGTTCCTGTTCAAGAAGAACAAGGTCGACTGGATCAAGGGCAAGGGCAAGATCGCCGGCCATTCTGCTGCGGGGGGGGGCAAGGTCGAAGTCACCGCCGCCGACGGATCGGTGCAGACGCTGGAGGCCAAGAACATCGTCATCGCCACGGGCTCGGAGCCGACCCCCCTGCCGGGCGTCGCCTTCGAGGACGGCAAGGTGATCGATTCCACCGGCGCCCTGTCCCTGCCGGCCGTGCCCAGGAAGCTGATCGTGGTCGGCGCCGGCATCATCGGCCTGGAGCTGGGCTCGGTGTGGCGCCGCCTGGGCGCCGAGGTGACGGTGGTGGAGTTCCTGGACCGGATCACGCCGGGCATGGACACCGAGGTCGCCACCGCCTTCCAACGCACCCTGACCAAACAGGGCATGAGCTTCAAACTGGGCGCCAAGGTCACGGGCGCCAAGTCGGACAAGGACGGGGTGGAGCTGACGGTCGAACCCTCGGCCGGCGGCGCGCCCGAAAAGATCAAGGGCGATGTCGTCCTGGTCGCCATCGGCCGCCGTCCCTACACCGAGGGGTTGGGTCTGGAGACCATCGGCGTCACGCCGGACAAGCGCGGCTTCATCGACCACAACCACTTCAAGGTGGCCGGCCAAGTCAACGAGGGCGGCGTCTGGGTGATCGGCGACGTGACCCACGGTCCGATGCTGGCGCACAAGGCGGAAGAGGACGCGGTCGCCGCCATCGACATCATCGCCGGCAAGTACGGCCACGTCGATTACGCCCTGGTGCCCAGCGTGGTCTATACGGCCCCGGAAGTCGCCTGGGTCGGCCAGACCGAGGACCAGCTGAAGGCCGCGGGCGTCGCCTACAAGAAGGGCAAGTTCCCCTTCATGGCCAACA includes the following:
- the ahcY gene encoding adenosylhomocysteinase codes for the protein MTDYIVRDISLADWGNKEIAIAETEMPGLMALRDEFGDAKPLKGARIAGSLHMTIQTAVLIQTLEALGAEVRWASCNIFSTQDHAAAAIAAAGTPVFATKGETLEEYWDYAHKIFEWADGGYPNLILDDGGDATLLCVLGPKAEKDISVLSNPQNEEEEALFAVMKRYIAEKPGFYSAIRDAIGGVSEETTTGVHRLYQMAEKGELPFPAINVNDSVTKSKFDNLYGCRESLVDAIRRGTDVMLSGKVAVVCGYGDVGKGSAASLRQGGARVIVTEIDPICALQAAMEGYEVQTLDDAADRADIYVTTTGNKDVITVDHMRRMKNNAIVCNIGHFDSEIQVAGLKNFKWDEIKPQVHHVEFPDGKKIILLSEGRLVNLGNATGHPSFVMSASFTNQTLAQIELWTNASAYENKVYTLPKHLDEKVAFLHLAKLGAKLTTLTQAQADYINVPVEGPFKADHYRY
- a CDS encoding NAD(P)/FAD-dependent oxidoreductase; translation: MTGTSFDVLVIGAGAAGMMAALEAGRRGRRVLVVDHADRPGEKIRISGGGRCNFTNLGCGPANFLGENSRFATSALRRFTQHDFVKRIDKAGIAWQEKTLGQLFCDGSAKQIVRMLTDDMAAAGVTLTMKTGVTRLARGADGFIVNLTDGSQVAAASLVVATGGKSIPKMGATGWAYEVARQFDIRVTETRPALVPLTFEAGLLETLKPLAGVAVEARISTASSRPKGGRPAFNEAMLFTHRGLSGPAILQISSYWREGEAIVACMAPGRDVFEELRAAKAANGRQAVHTALGHIVPRRLAESLCEREGASGNLADAPDKLLRRLDQAVNGWTVKPVGSEGYRTAEVTLGGVDTAALDQQTMQAKSVPDLFFVGEAVDVTGWLGGYNFQWAWSSGWAAGQVC
- a CDS encoding response regulator transcription factor; translation: MANITLVDDDENIVASVSLALESHGHKITAYHDGASGLAALESTPPDLAILDVKMPRMDGMEVLRRLRQTSQIPVIMLTSKDEEIDEILGFNLGADDYIHKPFSQRLLIERVKALLRRTGADGIEAEPSAEVSGKAIKRGKLSMDPARHESTWDGKPVKLTVTEFLLLQALAQRPGFVKSRDNLMDAAYDDQVYVDDRTIDSHVKRMRKKFRAVDPEFDAIETLYGVGYRYRES
- a CDS encoding stimulus-sensing domain-containing protein, producing MASATATARADPAAPREGKVRPGRRPLIRFGGSRLGGFILALNLLSLLILFGGALALNEWNRGLVQARQESLKAQAELLGNVLGQLSITKGEPTPELDVQEAARWLRDNFVPAGQRVRLYDINGLPLIDSYQVTENIPGQPLPPAHPAGTPPPSDLKDRIARNVHQKDAADREVTAEVERALAGEPQTTVRRNESGDRVVSVSIPIRHVRQVLGVMTLEAGNVDQILSAQRRALVPFALVALAVNLLASLLLHLFVARPIMRLSAAADQVKLQRARAISLPDLEDRRDEIGDLARSLESMTDTLSTRMDAIERFAADVSHEIKNPLTSIRSALETLPLVKTDAQRETLTGLLQQDVRRLDRLITDISNASRLDAELSRDRPRPIELNQLLADIVGVYDTTAKPGDIPVRLTAPAEALQVMGRDGPLGQVFRNLIDNARSFSPPGGEVRVELDRGESDRPIRVRVEDDGPGVPPDNLETVFERFYTSRPKGAAFGSNSGLGLSIVRQIVEAHGGRVWAENRTRDGRIVGALFEINLPAFDPVLPGRRP
- a CDS encoding HPr kinase/phosphorylase — encoded protein: MTARSPIHATAVALRCRGAWKAVLILGRSGAGKSDLALRLIDRGWRLISDDYTRVWASGGALHAAAPETIAGRIEARGVGIVTAPTWPVARVVLAVEAEQTPSERLPEPVTRRIDGVAVPLLTLDLGRGSTVAKVAAALQTL
- a CDS encoding PTS sugar transporter subunit IIA; amino-acid sequence: MIGLVIVTHGGLASEFLSAMEHVVGPQRGVAAICIGPDDDMERRRRDIVDAAAAVDDGDGVILLTDMFGGTPSNLAISVMEQTRAEVIAGLNLPMLIKLASVRGRETLEACVAHAQDAGRKYISVASWVLAGEK
- a CDS encoding HPr family phosphocarrier protein, which produces MTVSATLNICNTRGLHARASAKFVKLASGFDSEIHVTRDGVTVDARSIMGLLMLGAGIGCTIDVTAEGEDAEEAMAALTDLVARKFDEDQ
- a CDS encoding phytase, which codes for MRPVPVPVRALARVSAVAALTLLGACATHEVDFQGEGDGVVGRGAVVHALLETPPVGQPGQDAADDPAVWASARPVRVKGVATPGFVAGTDKKAGLYIYGLDGRVLQFLPEGLLNNVDVVEGLSIGGRPQVVLGASDRTPGRVGVALYRFDPAATSADNAVQSWGSIRTDVVEPYGFCFARRGDQVHAVLVGHEGELRQYVLGVDAAGQPTAREVRRAEIGSISEGCAADEASGALFVNEENVGLWRYDLDPASGAARTLIQPIAKDILVADAEGLTTITDASGRYLIASSQGDSAFPVWRIDAGAPQYKGRFVVKDGTVDGVTGADGLAAAGGVVGPFPEGVVVIQDDVNDGGGQNFKYVDWRDIRRALGL